A stretch of DNA from Mycobacterium senriense:
CTTGGCGCCCATCGCCGCCGGGATGGCGAACCCCATGGTGCCCAGCCCGCCGGAGTTGAGCCAGGTGCGCGGCTTCTCGTACGAGATGAATTGGGCCGCCCACATCTGGTGCTGACCGACGCCCGCGACGTACAGGGCGTCCGGGCCGGCGATCTGGCCCAGCTTCTCGATGACGTACTCCGGGCCGAGGCTGCCGTCACTCTGCGGGCCGTAGCTCAGCGGGTAGGTGGACTGAACCTCGTTCAGGTAGGCCCACCACTCGGTCATGTTGAGCTTGCCGGGAATCCCGTCCTGGCGCAGCAGCTCGAGCAGCTCGATGATGACGGCTTTGACGTCGCCGACGATCGGCACGTCCGCGTGGCGGTTCTTGCCGATCTCGGCCGGGTCGATGTCGGCGTGAATCACCTTGGCCTCGGGGGCGAAGGTGTCCAGCTTCCCGGTCACCCGGTCATCGAAGCGCGTTCCCAGCGCGATCAGTAGGTCGCTGCGCTGCAGCGCCGCCACCGCGGCGACGGTGCCGTGCATGCCGGGCATGCCCATGTGCTGGGGATGGCTGTCCGGGAACGCGCCGCGCGCCATCAGCGTGGTCACCACGGGGATGCCGGTCAGCTCGGCCAGCTCGTGCAGCTGCTCGGTCGCGTCGCCGCGGATGACCCCGCCACCCACGTAGAGCACCGGCTTGCGGGCGGCCGCGATCAGCTTGGCGGCCTCGCGGATCTGCCGGCTGTGCGGCTTGGTGTTCGGCTTGTAGCCGTGCAGATCGATCCGCGGCGGCCAGCTGAACGTGCACTGGCCCTGCAGCACGTCCTTGGGGATGTCGACGAGCACCGCGCCGGGGCGGCCAGAGGCGGCGATGTGGAAAGCCTCGGCGAGCACCTGCGGGATCTCGTTGCCCGAGCGGACCAGGAAGTTGTGCTTGGTGATCGGCATCGTGATGCCCGAGATGTCGGCTTCCTGGAAGGCATCGGTACCGATCAGCGAGCGCCCGACCTGGCCGGTGACGGCGACGACGGGTATCGAGTCCATCTGGGCGTCGGCCAGCGGGGTCACCAGGTTGGTGGCGCCGGGCCCCGATGTCGCCATGCATACGCCGACCTTGCCGGTGGCGTGCGCGTAGCCGCTGGCGGCGTGGCCGGCGCCCTGCTCGTGGCGGACCAGCACGTGGCGCAGCTTCTTCGAGTCGAACAGCGGGTCATAAACCGGCAGCACCGCGCCGCCGGGGATGCCGAAGATGACCTCTACGCCGAGTTCCTCTAGCGAGCGGATCACCGCCTGGGCCCCGGTAAGTTGCTCGGGCCCAATGCGTTTCGGCTTGCCGGCCGCAGGCTTGGCGGCGGGCTTGGCCGCATCCGTGGCGATGTCGGCAGCGTCCGGTGTCGCGGAGGCGTGCTGCCTGATAGGAGCGCTCACTGTCGTTCAGTCCTATTCATTCCGGGAATCTCGTTGGGGGCAACAAAAAACCCCCGACAGCTCATCTGCTGCACGAGGGTTGCGCGTTGGTGCTGGATTGCTTCAAATGCTGAAGAGCAAGTCAGCCACCAACGCGCTGACTAATTACTACGAGCATCCCGGTCTTTCCGGCGGTATCCATAGCGTCCGACGGTAGCCTTCGCACAGCTCAGCAGTCAAATCCGTGACCTTCGGCGGCCCGGTCACCAGCGAGGTCGGCGACCGCGCCGCCGGGCGAGCGCACGCGGGACCGAGTCCAGCTGCCGGGTGAAATGATGGTGGGGTGGCTACCGGTTCGTCTCCCCAAACACCCCCCGCAGCGCCCGTCGTGATCAAGGTGTCGCCGATAGCGCATCTGGCCGTCGGATTCCTGACCTTGGGATTGCTGATTCCGGTGATGCTGTGGCCGCCGTCGCTCCCGCTGCTGATCCTTCCGGTGCTGCTGTCGGCGTTGATCGTCCGGCTACGCACCGTCGCCGACGAACAGGGCGTGACCGTTCGGACGCTTTTCGGCAGCCGGCGAGTGCGCTGGGACGAGATCGACGGGCTGCGTTTCCACCGCGGTTCGTGGGGACGCGCGCGCCTCAAGAGCGGCGCCGAGCTGCGGTTACCCGCGGTCACCTTCTCCACGCTGCCCGAGCTGACCGAGGCCAGCGCGGGGCGGGTTCCCAACCCCTACCAGTGAGAAGGCCGGTCAGCCGATCGGATTCACGCCGTTGAGGGCCACCCACACCCCGACACCGGCCGCGATGCCTGCCAGCAGGGCGACGAAGGACCCGATGAAGGGTCGATGCGCCCAACCGCGGCGCGCGTCCAGGCCGTAGCGGCCGGGTCCGCACAGGACGACCGCGGCGGCCATGACGATCAGGGTGATCTGGTATTCGTGCCCCTCGGGCAGGAAGAACGAGAAGTTGCGGGTGTGCGGCCGCACCGAGAGGCTGGCCAGCAGGCCGTTGATCAGAAACGCCAGCGCACCGGCCGCGGCCACCGGCGTGAACAGACCCAGGATGAGCAGCACGCCCGCGACGGCCTCGCCGCCGGCGCTCACGTAGGCGAGGATGTCGGCGTGTTGGTAGCCGACGTCGGACAGTGAGTTCTTGAACCCCGTCACGCCGGAGCCGCCCCACCAGCCGAACAGCTTCTGCAGCCCGTGGGCGCCGAGCACCACGCCCAGCCCGACGCGCAGCAGCAGCAAACCGAGATGCTGCGTTCCGCGCCGGCCGACGTCGTGCAACCGGTCGTGGTGTTCATCGTCGTCGTCGTCGATGTCGGCGGACTCGGGGACGGCATGCCGGGACGCCGCATGCGGCTGGACGTAAGGCAGGGGCTCCTGCTGTTCCAGCAGGTTGTAGCCCCCGGCCCCGGAGCCGGCGACCGCGGGGGCGCCGCCGTAGGGGATGACGGTGGTGGTACCGGTCGACGGGTTGAAGTCGCCGGGGTAGCCGACTGGCGTCAGATCATCTTCGGGATCGACCAGCCGCGCCGAGGCGGGGCGTCCCGGGGTCGGCTCCGGGGATTCGCCGGGCCGTTGCCAATGTGCGTCATTCGGTTGACTGGTCACGGGTGTCAGGGTAAGGGCATTCGGCCCTGAATTGGGGATTTGAGCGGCGCTTTCGCCTGGCAATCGGCGGTTTGCCCGTCAAATCGGCCCGGATTTGCCCCGAATCGTCTCCGGAGCCGGTTTGGGAGGCCCGCCGCGCGACATCGCCCGTTCGCCGGAGGTTGCGGCGGCAGGGGCGGAAAGGGGTCGAGGTCGAGTTTTCGGCGGCGGCCAACGGGGACGTGTGTGGCGGCGCCGCTGGCAGTGTCCGTAGCCTGACGGTCATGCGACTAGGGCGATCGGGGCGGTCGGTTCGGCGCGGCTTCGCCGTGCTGTGTGCCCTCGTGCTGGTGACGAGTGGGTGCGCACGCTTCAATGACGCCCAATCGCAACCGTTCACCACCGCCCCCGAACTGAAGCCGCAACCCAGTTCGACGCCTCCCCCGCCGCCGCCACTGCCGCCCACGCCGTTTCCCAAGGCCTGCCCCGCTCCCGGCGTGATG
This window harbors:
- a CDS encoding DoxX family protein, yielding MTSQPNDAHWQRPGESPEPTPGRPASARLVDPEDDLTPVGYPGDFNPSTGTTTVIPYGGAPAVAGSGAGGYNLLEQQEPLPYVQPHAASRHAVPESADIDDDDDEHHDRLHDVGRRGTQHLGLLLLRVGLGVVLGAHGLQKLFGWWGGSGVTGFKNSLSDVGYQHADILAYVSAGGEAVAGVLLILGLFTPVAAAGALAFLINGLLASLSVRPHTRNFSFFLPEGHEYQITLIVMAAAVVLCGPGRYGLDARRGWAHRPFIGSFVALLAGIAAGVGVWVALNGVNPIG
- a CDS encoding PH domain-containing protein, with the protein product MIKVSPIAHLAVGFLTLGLLIPVMLWPPSLPLLILPVLLSALIVRLRTVADEQGVTVRTLFGSRRVRWDEIDGLRFHRGSWGRARLKSGAELRLPAVTFSTLPELTEASAGRVPNPYQ
- a CDS encoding acetolactate synthase large subunit, which produces MSAPIRQHASATPDAADIATDAAKPAAKPAAGKPKRIGPEQLTGAQAVIRSLEELGVEVIFGIPGGAVLPVYDPLFDSKKLRHVLVRHEQGAGHAASGYAHATGKVGVCMATSGPGATNLVTPLADAQMDSIPVVAVTGQVGRSLIGTDAFQEADISGITMPITKHNFLVRSGNEIPQVLAEAFHIAASGRPGAVLVDIPKDVLQGQCTFSWPPRIDLHGYKPNTKPHSRQIREAAKLIAAARKPVLYVGGGVIRGDATEQLHELAELTGIPVVTTLMARGAFPDSHPQHMGMPGMHGTVAAVAALQRSDLLIALGTRFDDRVTGKLDTFAPEAKVIHADIDPAEIGKNRHADVPIVGDVKAVIIELLELLRQDGIPGKLNMTEWWAYLNEVQSTYPLSYGPQSDGSLGPEYVIEKLGQIAGPDALYVAGVGQHQMWAAQFISYEKPRTWLNSGGLGTMGFAIPAAMGAKMARPDAEVWAIDGDGCFQMTNQELATCAIEGVPIKVALINNGNLGMVRQWQTLFYQERYSQTDLATHSHRIPDFVKLAEALGCVGLRCEREEDVEDVINQARAINDRPVVIDFIVGADAQVWPMVAAGTSNDEIQAAQGIRPLFDDESEGHA